Proteins from a genomic interval of Streptomyces sp. NBC_01445:
- the mca gene encoding mycothiol conjugate amidase Mca: MAVHAHPDDESSKGAATMAKYVSEGVAVLVVTCTGGERGSILNPKLQGDTYIEENIHEVRKKEMDEARAILGVDQEWLGFVDSGLPEGDPLPPLPEGCFALEDVDKAAGELVRQIRSFRPQVVTTYDENGGYPHPDHIMTHKISMVAFEGAADTEKYPESEYGPAYQPQKLYYNQGFNRPRTEALHQAMLDRGLESPYAEWLKRWDEFERVERTLTTHIPCADFYEIRDKALIAHATQIDPDGGWFRVPMELQRAVWPTEEYELAKSLVDTSLPEDDLFAGIRDNA; this comes from the coding sequence ATGGCCGTTCACGCCCACCCCGACGACGAGTCGTCGAAGGGCGCGGCCACCATGGCCAAGTACGTGTCCGAGGGGGTGGCCGTCCTTGTCGTGACCTGCACGGGCGGGGAACGCGGCTCCATCCTCAACCCGAAGCTTCAGGGGGACACGTACATCGAGGAGAACATCCACGAGGTACGCAAGAAGGAGATGGACGAGGCGCGCGCGATCCTGGGCGTCGACCAGGAGTGGCTGGGCTTCGTCGACTCGGGCCTGCCCGAGGGTGACCCGCTGCCGCCGCTGCCCGAGGGCTGCTTCGCGCTCGAGGACGTCGACAAGGCGGCGGGGGAGCTGGTCAGGCAGATCCGCTCGTTCCGTCCGCAGGTCGTCACGACGTACGACGAGAACGGGGGCTACCCGCACCCCGACCACATCATGACCCACAAGATCTCGATGGTGGCTTTCGAGGGCGCGGCGGACACCGAGAAGTACCCGGAGTCCGAGTACGGCCCGGCCTACCAGCCGCAGAAGCTCTACTACAACCAGGGCTTCAACCGGCCGCGCACCGAGGCGCTGCACCAGGCGATGCTCGACCGCGGCCTGGAGTCGCCCTACGCGGAGTGGCTCAAGCGGTGGGACGAGTTCGAGCGGGTCGAGCGGACGCTGACCACGCACATCCCGTGCGCCGACTTCTATGAGATCCGCGACAAGGCGCTGATCGCGCACGCCACGCAGATCGACCCCGACGGCGGCTGGTTCCGGGTCCCGATGGAACTCCAGCGGGCGGTGTGGCCGACCGAGGAGTACGAGCTCGCGAAGTCTCTCGTCGATACCTCCCTCCCCGAGGACGACCTCTTTGCGGGCATCCGCGACAATGCCTGA
- a CDS encoding tetratricopeptide repeat protein, translating to MRDSHRAEAEGLLARAVEEEVRRSGGRTDGGVLLSRARGALDAMAETAAEEYTQFTHALDEAEAGQISFGQRFTQERGSTPLLVTAVAAVGACLADLLLGTDAGTAVGAGAAVAVLGAATTVAKVTASHVPAASRRAGARSQPGGPEQLRLQWLTALDVRGIRPFLDQQRVLAATAGTGAKKPTPQLRRTDKSAAARRRNVLEQSFGQLPEPEGSFAGRRAQMQRIAQWVHAARASTETRPTVVVLHGAPGSGRTTLAVRAAHGLRDQFRGACVVDLRGDAPEAPLSTRDALLHLLNRLGAPREQLLFRERSSQEQQVRRLSELYHQHLTGLPVTIVLDDANDAEQVRTLIPERSDSLVLVTARKPLDLPADVPAWVHQVPVDALDAAGSEELLRESAEDDSGPYDSESSDTVRELCGGLPLALRIAGSAIGPRTTRALASDLGAYGPVEPVERVLWLRYTDQPEAARRLLRRLALAGRASLGAAAAAALLATDESEATRHLTALSRAGLIDHVRGSRYRLHDLVRSFAQARLLDEEEPAERTAAQERLIQNYAELADSVIRLVDGKMSTRAGQVGPHGFTSLDAALRWLDDESSFITATLRGAEGVDQAAVLNLLGALCDYCLLRGDLYRLGEISELTQAVDQGLLVRSVQWRTGIAARQLGELDKARTTLASVVDLYFEAHHNAGAARALCSLGITLHHQGQLKEAAAKLREALDLQITEETAGDRGWTLHALAAVERDRAHVKEALDLLTSALTLHRENESVHGEAWAHFQLGQLCLRMGDVPGAERELRAALDLYSRTRDSRGEAWALTQLARVRLVDGDASAAVDGLRQAASRHRDNEDARGEAWTLYYLGQALEESGNLDQAVRELERSRTMFSRMRDVYGLACARHHSARVTRDQRAAQTGSLRNSGFARQLLVDARADFQRIGVAHGEGWTCLELAVVDAGNGRAAQALALCEEAAALFASYGDRRGEDWAHFLRCTLLPYASPGGSEIGTAVAQEELSQLARATHAGRDAKLDDYVEAYQLLLERGADLEAGWQAWRLGMVPKRHARDVMGVEVGAGR from the coding sequence ATGCGAGACAGCCATCGGGCGGAAGCCGAGGGGCTGTTGGCCCGGGCCGTGGAGGAGGAAGTACGGCGTTCGGGCGGGCGCACGGACGGCGGGGTACTGCTGTCCCGTGCGCGCGGTGCGCTCGACGCCATGGCGGAGACCGCCGCCGAGGAGTACACGCAGTTCACACACGCCCTGGACGAGGCCGAGGCCGGGCAGATTTCGTTCGGGCAGCGCTTCACCCAGGAGCGGGGATCGACTCCCCTGCTGGTCACGGCCGTTGCGGCGGTGGGCGCCTGCCTGGCCGACCTGCTGCTCGGTACGGACGCGGGGACCGCGGTCGGTGCGGGCGCGGCCGTCGCTGTGCTGGGCGCCGCCACGACCGTCGCGAAGGTGACGGCCTCTCATGTGCCCGCCGCGAGCCGCCGCGCCGGGGCGAGGAGCCAGCCGGGCGGGCCCGAACAGCTGAGACTGCAGTGGCTGACGGCGCTCGACGTGCGGGGGATCCGGCCGTTCCTCGATCAGCAGCGCGTCCTCGCCGCGACCGCGGGGACCGGCGCGAAGAAGCCGACGCCGCAGTTGCGCCGTACCGACAAGAGCGCGGCGGCCAGGCGGCGCAACGTACTGGAACAGTCGTTCGGCCAACTCCCGGAGCCGGAGGGCTCGTTCGCGGGCCGTAGGGCGCAGATGCAGCGCATCGCCCAGTGGGTGCACGCGGCGCGTGCGAGCACCGAGACCCGGCCCACCGTCGTCGTGCTGCACGGCGCGCCCGGCTCGGGCCGTACGACGCTCGCGGTGCGGGCGGCGCACGGGCTGCGCGACCAGTTCCGCGGCGCGTGCGTCGTGGACCTGCGGGGTGACGCGCCCGAGGCCCCGCTGTCGACCCGGGACGCGCTGCTCCATCTGCTGAACCGGCTCGGCGCGCCGCGCGAGCAGCTGCTCTTCCGGGAGCGTTCCTCGCAGGAGCAGCAGGTGCGGCGCCTCAGCGAGCTGTACCACCAGCATCTGACGGGGCTTCCGGTCACGATCGTCCTGGACGACGCGAACGACGCGGAGCAGGTGCGCACGCTGATCCCCGAGCGGTCCGACAGCCTCGTCCTGGTGACGGCGCGCAAGCCGCTCGACCTGCCGGCGGACGTCCCGGCGTGGGTGCACCAGGTGCCGGTGGACGCGCTGGACGCGGCGGGCTCGGAGGAACTGCTGCGCGAGTCCGCGGAGGACGACTCAGGGCCCTACGACTCCGAATCGTCGGACACCGTAAGGGAGTTGTGCGGTGGCCTGCCGCTGGCGCTGCGCATCGCGGGCTCCGCGATCGGGCCGCGTACGACGCGCGCACTGGCGTCCGACCTGGGTGCGTACGGGCCCGTGGAGCCGGTCGAGCGGGTGCTGTGGCTGCGCTACACCGACCAGCCGGAGGCGGCCCGGCGGCTGCTGCGTCGGCTCGCGCTGGCCGGACGGGCCTCGCTCGGTGCGGCCGCGGCGGCCGCGCTCCTCGCGACGGACGAGTCGGAGGCCACCCGCCATCTGACGGCGCTGTCACGCGCCGGGCTGATCGACCATGTGCGGGGAAGCCGGTACCGGCTGCACGACCTCGTCCGCTCCTTCGCGCAGGCCCGCCTCCTCGACGAGGAGGAACCGGCCGAGCGGACGGCCGCGCAGGAACGCCTCATCCAGAACTACGCGGAGCTCGCGGACTCGGTGATCCGGCTCGTCGACGGCAAGATGTCGACGCGCGCCGGCCAGGTCGGCCCGCACGGCTTCACCTCGCTGGACGCCGCGCTGCGCTGGCTCGACGACGAGTCCAGCTTCATCACGGCGACGCTGCGTGGCGCGGAGGGCGTCGACCAGGCGGCCGTACTCAATCTGCTCGGCGCGCTGTGCGACTACTGCCTGCTGCGCGGCGACCTCTACCGACTCGGCGAGATCAGCGAGCTCACCCAGGCCGTCGACCAGGGGCTTCTCGTGCGCTCGGTCCAGTGGCGCACGGGTATCGCGGCGCGCCAGCTCGGCGAGCTCGACAAGGCGCGTACGACGCTGGCGTCCGTGGTGGACCTCTACTTCGAGGCGCACCACAACGCGGGCGCGGCCCGTGCCCTGTGTTCGCTGGGCATCACGCTGCACCACCAGGGCCAGCTCAAGGAGGCGGCGGCGAAGCTCCGCGAGGCCCTCGACCTCCAGATCACGGAGGAGACGGCGGGCGACCGGGGCTGGACGCTGCACGCGCTCGCCGCGGTGGAGCGAGACCGGGCCCACGTAAAGGAGGCGCTCGATCTGCTGACCTCGGCGCTGACCCTGCACCGCGAGAACGAGTCCGTGCACGGCGAGGCATGGGCGCACTTCCAGCTGGGGCAGCTGTGCCTGCGGATGGGCGACGTGCCGGGCGCGGAGCGTGAGCTGCGCGCCGCCCTCGACCTGTACAGCCGTACGCGCGACAGCCGCGGCGAGGCATGGGCGCTCACGCAGCTGGCGCGGGTGCGCCTGGTGGACGGCGATGCGTCGGCGGCCGTCGACGGACTGCGCCAGGCCGCCTCGCGCCACCGCGACAACGAGGACGCGCGCGGCGAGGCCTGGACGCTCTACTACCTGGGCCAGGCCCTGGAGGAGAGCGGCAACCTCGACCAGGCGGTACGCGAGCTGGAGCGCTCCCGCACGATGTTCTCTCGGATGCGCGACGTGTACGGGCTCGCCTGCGCCCGCCACCACTCGGCCCGGGTCACGCGTGACCAGCGGGCCGCGCAGACGGGCTCGCTGCGCAACTCCGGCTTCGCGCGCCAGCTCCTGGTCGACGCCCGCGCCGATTTCCAGCGCATCGGCGTCGCGCACGGCGAGGGGTGGACGTGCCTGGAGCTGGCGGTGGTGGACGCGGGCAACGGGCGCGCGGCCCAGGCTCTGGCCCTGTGCGAGGAGGCGGCGGCGCTGTTCGCGTCCTACGGCGACCGCCGCGGCGAGGACTGGGCGCACTTCCTGCGCTGCACGCTGCTGCCGTACGCGTCCCCGGGCGGCTCGGAGATCGGCACGGCCGTGGCGCAGGAAGAGCTGTCCCAGCTCGCCCGCGCCACCCACGCCGGCCGGGACGCCAAGCTCGACGACTACGTGGAGGCCTACCAGCTCCTCCTGGAACGCGGCGCGGACCTGGAGGCAGGCTGGCAGGCCTGGCGCCTCGGCATGGTCCCCAAGCGCCACGCCCGCGACGTGATGGGCGTGGAGGTGGGGGCGGGGCGGTGA
- a CDS encoding ATP-binding cassette domain-containing protein: MPGAIYAEGLVKTFGDVRALDGVDLDVPEGTVLGLLGPNGAGKTTAVRCLTTLLTPDSGKAVVAGIDVLKHPNEVRRSIGLSGQFAAVDEYLTGRENLQMVGQLYQMKAKEAKARASELLERFNLADAADRTSKTYSGGMRRRLDLAAALVVSPPVMFMDEPTTGLDPRNRLQLWEVIQELVAGGTTLLLTTQYLEEADHLAHDICVIDHGRVIARGTSDQLKAQTGGERVELVVHEREHMTPAAEVLAGFGKGETTVEQHTRKLTVPVSGGAKLLAEVIRELDTRGIEIDDIGLRRPTLDDVFISLTGHVAEEKEDENGSGAGAAVQPKRKKEAVK, translated from the coding sequence ATGCCAGGCGCCATCTACGCCGAAGGTCTGGTGAAGACCTTCGGTGACGTCAGGGCTCTGGACGGCGTCGATCTCGATGTCCCGGAGGGCACGGTCCTCGGCCTGCTCGGTCCGAACGGGGCGGGGAAGACCACTGCCGTGCGCTGTCTGACGACGCTGCTCACGCCGGACAGCGGCAAGGCCGTGGTCGCGGGCATCGACGTTCTCAAGCATCCGAACGAGGTGCGGCGCTCGATCGGACTCTCCGGCCAGTTCGCCGCGGTCGACGAGTATCTGACGGGTCGTGAAAACCTGCAAATGGTCGGCCAGTTGTATCAGATGAAGGCCAAGGAGGCGAAGGCGCGCGCGTCCGAGCTGCTCGAGCGGTTCAACCTCGCTGACGCCGCCGACCGGACCTCGAAGACGTACTCCGGAGGCATGCGCCGCCGACTCGACCTGGCCGCCGCACTCGTCGTCTCGCCGCCCGTGATGTTCATGGACGAGCCGACGACGGGACTCGACCCGCGCAACAGGCTGCAGCTGTGGGAGGTCATCCAGGAGCTGGTCGCCGGCGGCACGACACTGCTGCTCACCACCCAGTACCTCGAAGAGGCCGACCACCTGGCGCACGACATCTGCGTGATCGACCACGGCCGGGTCATCGCGCGCGGCACGTCCGACCAGCTCAAGGCCCAGACCGGCGGCGAGCGGGTCGAGCTCGTGGTCCACGAGCGGGAGCACATGACGCCCGCCGCCGAGGTCCTCGCCGGGTTCGGCAAGGGCGAGACCACCGTCGAGCAGCACACCCGCAAGCTCACCGTCCCCGTCTCCGGCGGCGCCAAGCTCCTCGCCGAGGTCATCAGGGAGTTGGACACCCGCGGCATCGAGATCGACGACATCGGTCTGCGCCGGCCCACGCTCGACGACGTGTTCATCTCCCTGACCGGCCACGTGGCCGAGGAGAAGGAGGACGAGAACGGCTCGGGGGCGGGCGCCGCCGTGCAGCCCAAGCGGAAGAAGGAGGCCGTCAAGTGA
- a CDS encoding ABC transporter permease, giving the protein MSAVTQTLAPRPAGGPVQSARDSLVVAKRNLIRMTRIPEVVIFGLIQPIMFVVLFSYVFGGSMNIGGTTDPAVYREFLMAGIFAQTVTFATAGAGAGIADDMHKGLIDRFRSLPMSRGAVLTGRTLADLVQTALTLLVLAIVALLVGWRIHEGLPKALGAFGLLLLLGYAFTWIGALIGLSVRTPEAATSGGLVWLFPVTFISNAFVDSSQMTPWLRHIADWNPFSATVQACRELFGNPGVSDSPAWPMQHPVWASLLWSVVIIVAFRTLSVRKYRNATA; this is encoded by the coding sequence GTGAGCGCCGTCACCCAGACCCTCGCCCCCCGCCCCGCGGGCGGCCCCGTGCAGTCCGCCAGGGACTCCCTCGTCGTCGCCAAGCGCAATCTGATCCGGATGACGCGGATCCCCGAGGTCGTCATCTTCGGGCTGATCCAGCCGATCATGTTCGTGGTGCTGTTCAGCTACGTGTTCGGCGGCTCGATGAACATCGGGGGCACCACCGACCCCGCGGTCTACCGCGAGTTCCTGATGGCCGGCATCTTCGCCCAGACCGTCACGTTCGCCACGGCGGGCGCCGGCGCGGGCATCGCCGACGACATGCACAAGGGCCTCATCGACCGCTTCAGGTCGCTGCCGATGTCCCGTGGCGCCGTCCTCACCGGACGCACCCTCGCGGACCTCGTGCAGACGGCCCTGACCCTGCTCGTCCTCGCGATCGTCGCGCTCCTGGTGGGCTGGCGCATCCACGAGGGTCTCCCGAAGGCCCTCGGCGCCTTCGGCCTGCTGCTCCTCCTCGGATACGCGTTCACGTGGATCGGCGCCCTCATCGGCCTGTCCGTACGCACCCCCGAGGCGGCCACGTCGGGCGGGCTGGTCTGGCTCTTCCCGGTGACGTTCATCTCGAACGCGTTCGTGGACTCCAGCCAGATGACGCCCTGGCTGCGCCACATCGCCGACTGGAACCCGTTCAGCGCCACGGTGCAGGCCTGCCGCGAGCTGTTCGGCAACCCGGGCGTCTCCGACTCCCCCGCCTGGCCCATGCAGCACCCCGTGTGGGCCTCGCTGCTCTGGTCCGTCGTGATCATCGTCGCCTTCCGGACGCTCTCGGTCCGCAAGTACCGCAACGCGACGGCCTGA
- a CDS encoding DUF4307 domain-containing protein: MSAVSEQLPDGRYGRSRSADERADRTLKTVGAALGALLVVLIGWFGYHYVFGTKISAEVITFKTSDAAVKVHLEVRKDSDAKGYCTIRSQSADGAEVGRADFRFDQRDSRIDKVVTLRTTARGTSAELLGCHTG, from the coding sequence ATGAGTGCGGTGAGTGAGCAGCTCCCGGACGGCCGCTACGGCCGCTCCCGCTCCGCCGACGAACGAGCGGACCGCACCCTGAAGACCGTCGGCGCCGCGCTCGGCGCCCTGCTCGTCGTCCTGATCGGCTGGTTCGGCTACCACTACGTCTTCGGTACGAAGATCAGCGCCGAGGTCATCACCTTCAAGACCTCCGACGCGGCGGTCAAGGTGCACCTCGAGGTCCGCAAGGACAGCGACGCCAAGGGTTACTGCACCATCCGGTCGCAGTCCGCCGACGGCGCCGAGGTGGGCCGCGCGGACTTCCGCTTCGACCAGCGCGACAGCCGGATTGACAAGGTCGTGACGCTGCGCACCACGGCCCGCGGCACCAGCGCGGAGCTGCTCGGCTGCCACACGGGGTGA
- the greA gene encoding transcription elongation factor GreA, whose translation MTQTSEDVTWLTQEAYTKLKDELEYLSGPARAEITVKIAAAREEGDLRENGGYHAAKEEQGKQELRIRQLTQLLEKAKVGEAPSAAGVAAPGMVVTIAFDGDEDDTMTFLLASREYASADIETYSPQSPLGSGVNGKKIGEDAQYELPNGKLASVKILAAKPYNG comes from the coding sequence GTGACCCAGACCAGCGAAGACGTCACCTGGCTCACGCAGGAGGCGTACACCAAGCTCAAGGACGAGCTGGAGTACCTGTCTGGTCCCGCGCGCGCCGAGATCACCGTGAAGATCGCGGCGGCACGCGAGGAGGGCGACCTGCGCGAGAACGGCGGGTACCACGCGGCCAAGGAGGAGCAGGGCAAGCAAGAGCTCCGCATCCGCCAGCTGACCCAGCTCCTGGAGAAGGCCAAGGTCGGCGAGGCGCCTTCCGCGGCCGGCGTCGCCGCCCCCGGCATGGTCGTCACGATCGCCTTCGACGGCGACGAGGACGACACCATGACGTTCCTGCTCGCCTCGCGTGAGTACGCGAGCGCCGACATCGAGACGTACTCGCCGCAGTCCCCGCTGGGCTCCGGTGTGAACGGCAAGAAGATCGGCGAGGACGCCCAGTACGAGCTGCCGAACGGCAAGCTCGCCTCGGTGAAGATCCTCGCGGCGAAGCCCTACAACGGCTGA
- the ilvA gene encoding threonine ammonia-lyase — MSYSTADSLPTVTLDDVRGAQKMLSGVARMTAMEGSRYLSGLVGAPVHLKCENLQRTGSFKLRGAYVRIAGLLPEERAAGVVAASAGNHAQGVAHASSLLGVRSTVFMPVGAPLPKVAATRDYGAEVRLHGQVVDETLAAAQEYARETGAVFIHPFDHPDIIAGQGTVGLEILEQCPEVRTIVVGIGGGGLAAGIAVAVKAVRPDVKVIGVQAAGAAAYPPSLEAGWPVSIPHPATMADGIRVGRPGDVPFQLVQELVDEVRTVSEDELSSALLLCLERAKLVVEPAGASPVAALLSDPHSFEGPVVALLSGGNVDPLLMQRILRHGMAAAGRYLSLRLRLTDRPGALATLLGVLSVVDANVLDVSHVRTDPRLGLTEAEVELHLETKGPVHCAEVGAALRDAGYLVID; from the coding sequence ATGAGCTACAGCACGGCTGACTCCTTGCCGACGGTGACCCTGGACGATGTGCGCGGCGCACAGAAGATGCTCTCGGGGGTCGCGCGGATGACGGCGATGGAGGGCAGCCGGTACCTCTCCGGGCTGGTCGGGGCGCCGGTGCACCTCAAGTGCGAGAACCTCCAGCGGACCGGCTCCTTCAAGCTGCGCGGCGCGTACGTCAGGATCGCGGGCCTGCTTCCCGAGGAGCGCGCCGCGGGCGTGGTCGCCGCGAGTGCCGGAAACCATGCGCAGGGTGTAGCGCACGCGTCTTCTCTCCTCGGCGTACGCTCCACGGTCTTCATGCCGGTCGGCGCGCCCCTGCCGAAGGTCGCGGCGACCCGTGACTACGGCGCGGAGGTGCGGCTGCACGGGCAGGTCGTCGACGAGACGCTGGCGGCGGCGCAGGAGTACGCGCGCGAGACGGGCGCCGTGTTCATCCACCCCTTCGACCACCCGGACATCATCGCCGGACAGGGCACGGTCGGCCTCGAAATCCTGGAGCAGTGCCCCGAGGTCCGCACGATCGTCGTGGGCATCGGCGGCGGCGGGCTCGCCGCGGGCATCGCGGTGGCGGTCAAGGCGGTGCGCCCCGATGTGAAGGTGATCGGCGTGCAGGCGGCGGGCGCGGCGGCGTACCCGCCCTCACTGGAGGCCGGGTGGCCGGTGTCGATCCCCCATCCGGCGACGATGGCCGACGGCATCAGGGTGGGGCGGCCCGGTGACGTGCCGTTCCAGCTGGTCCAGGAGCTGGTCGACGAGGTCCGTACGGTCTCCGAGGACGAGCTGTCGAGCGCGCTGCTGCTCTGCCTGGAGCGGGCCAAGCTGGTCGTCGAACCGGCCGGGGCGAGTCCGGTCGCGGCGCTCCTGAGCGACCCGCACTCCTTCGAGGGTCCGGTCGTGGCGCTGCTGTCGGGCGGCAACGTCGACCCGCTCCTGATGCAGCGGATCCTGCGCCACGGCATGGCCGCCGCCGGCCGTTATCTGTCGCTGCGGCTGCGTCTGACGGACCGTCCCGGCGCCCTGGCCACGCTGCTCGGCGTGCTGTCGGTGGTCGACGCCAACGTCCTCGACGTGAGCCATGTACGGACCGATCCCCGGCTCGGGCTCACGGAGGCCGAGGTCGAGCTGCACCTGGAGACGAAGGGGCCGGTGCACTGCGCCGAGGTGGGCGCGGCGCTGCGGGACGCGGGTTACCTCGTCATCGACTGA